One genomic region from Anguilla rostrata isolate EN2019 chromosome 2, ASM1855537v3, whole genome shotgun sequence encodes:
- the LOC135247573 gene encoding E3 ubiquitin-protein ligase TRIM35-like, with amino-acid sequence MEAKALIPEDELCCSVCCDIFKEPVVLKCSHSFCGVCVKQYWEEKGSRECPICRRKASMDNPPANLALRSIVESYLKQKTERETTDTSNARCSLHGEKLLFFCEHDKEPLCVVCQTSKKHRNHPVCPVEEAVLELKEELNPALNLIKEKLKRFTEVEQGCKETAEHIRSQAQHTERQIKAEFEKLHQFLREEEEARLAALREEEEQKSQIMKEKIENITGHISTLTDKITAIEKAMDTEDTSFLQS; translated from the exons ATGGAGGCTAAAGCTTTGATTCCTGAGGACGAGCTCTGTTGCTCTgtatgttgtgatatttttaaagagcctgttgtcctgaaatgcagccacagcttctgtggagtgtgtgtgaagcagtACTGGGAAGAGAAGGGCTCTCGAGAGTGTCCCATCTGCAGGAGAAAGGCCTCTATGGATAATCCTCCGGCAAACCTGGCCTTAAGAAGCATTGTGGAGTCCTACTTAAAGcagaagactgagagagaaactacCGACACAAGTAATGCTCGCTGCAGTCTTCATGGGGAGAAACTTCTATTCTTCTGTGAACATGACAAAGAGCCTCTCTGTGTCGTCtgtcagacttcaaaaaaacacagaaaccacccGGTCTGTCCAGTGGAAGAGGCCGTACTGGAGCTGAAG GAGGAACTCAACCCTGCACTTAATcttataaaagaaaaactgaagaggTTTACTGAGGTTGAACAAGGATGTAAGGAAACAGCAGAACATATCAGG AgtcaggcccagcacacagagaggcagataaaggcagagtttgagaagctccaccagttcctgcgagaggaagaggaggccagacTAGCTgctctgagggaggaagaggagcagaagagtcaGATAATGAAGGAGAAGATAGAAAACATCACAGGGCACATATCCACCCTTACAGACAAAATCACAGCTATAGAGAAGGCCATGGACACTGAAGACACCTCCTTTTTACAG AGCTAG